TAAGAGTGAAGGCAATGCCGTCTTCTTAGACACTGATGCGAACAATGTTTACGGCGTTATTATGAGTTGGCCAGACGGCATCGTGCCAGTAGCCTTTGAATTGTGTACTAATATTGATATTAAAGAGGTTGATGAAATTGCCAATGATATGAGGGGCACTGAAGTTAATCCGCGCGATTACAAAATGAAATTAGCCCACGAATTAACCAGAATCATTCACGGTGCCGAGGCCGCTGACCAAGCGCAGGAGCATTTTATCAAGACGGTGCAAAAGAAAGAAATTCCCGACGAGATTAAGCATTATGTATTAAAAGTTGACACTATGAACATTAAATCTAAATTTAATGTTGTTAATTTATTGCACGAAACGAGTTTAGTTGCAAGTAAGAGTGATGCGCGAAGAATGATTGAGCAGGGAGCAGTGAAGGTTGACGGGGAAGTGATTAATGATGTTGATAAAGAAGTTGAAATCGGCGATGAGGGCGTGCTTTTGCAAAAGGGCAAACGTGGATTTGTGCGTGTTATTAAAAAATAAAATTTCAGTTATTGTTAATTCGTAATTGAAGATTGAAAATTGATTAAAGTATGTATTTCCTAGAAAAAATAAAAAAAGAAATAGCCGATAAAATCAATATCACCCTGGGCGATGATTTGGTACAGGTGTCTGATTTTTCCTATCCAATGCAAGCGAGCTACGGTGATGTAAGCTTGCCTTGTTTTGAGTTGGCAAAGAAATTGAAAAAAAGTCCAGCGACTTTGGCGAGTGAGTTAATAGGGCAGATTGAGCGCGGCAAGGTGATTTCTGGTATTAGCGCAGTTGGTCCCTATTTAAATTTTGCTTTCACGAAGAGCGAATTATCAAAGGGGATTTTGAAAGAGATTGAGAAGCAAAAAGAAAGTTTTGGACAGAATAAGGAAGGCAAGAACAAGCGTGTGATGATCGAGTATTCCAATATGAACACGCACAAAGAAGTGCACATTGGTCACTTGCGTAACATTTTTTTTGGCGACAGCGTTAATAAAATTTTGGCAGCCAATGGATACAAGGTAATTCCAGTTTCATATATTAATGACTTCGGCATTCATGTGGCCAAGACTTTGTGGTGGACATTCAATCCGGCGAACAAGCGAGCGAGCGAGGCGCGTGTTGAGCATTTGATTGAAGATAAGGGTGATTTTTTGGGCACGATGTATGTTGAATCCTGCCAACAAGCCAAGGATGATAAGACCGCCGACACCTTGATCAAGATGACGATGCGCAAGATTGAAACACGCGAAGGCGAGGAGTATGCGCTTTGGCAAAAAACACGCGAGTGGAGCATTGAAGGCTTTGAAAATTTGTATAATGATTTAGGAATTAAATTCGACCATATTTTTTACGAATCAGAATATATTGATCAAGGACGCACGATGGTGAATGAATTGATTAAGAAGGGGATTTTAAAAGAAAGC
This genomic interval from Patescibacteria group bacterium contains the following:
- the argS gene encoding arginine--tRNA ligase, with protein sequence MYFLEKIKKEIADKINITLGDDLVQVSDFSYPMQASYGDVSLPCFELAKKLKKSPATLASELIGQIERGKVISGISAVGPYLNFAFTKSELSKGILKEIEKQKESFGQNKEGKNKRVMIEYSNMNTHKEVHIGHLRNIFFGDSVNKILAANGYKVIPVSYINDFGIHVAKTLWWTFNPANKRASEARVEHLIEDKGDFLGTMYVESCQQAKDDKTADTLIKMTMRKIETREGEEYALWQKTREWSIEGFENLYNDLGIKFDHIFYESEYIDQGRTMVNELIKKGILKESQGAVIADLEAENNSVLVVLRSDGTATYPVADLALAYAKFEEYKLDKSIYVIDNRQSLYMKQLFSILKKMGYKQDMAHLSYDSVKLPSGPMSSRSGNIITYKELKQLLTDRTEREIRERHPAWEEEMINKTVRVIVNGAMKFEMLKIGSDQVITFDIDKAVEFSGFTGVYLQYTYARIQSILRKAGDWTAEKNDYELGEEKEIQLLLKLAKYPDIVRNAGTKNDPSELAKYLFETGQLFNDYYHSVQILKSEPEKRIARLSLISATAEVLKIGLGLLGMEVVEEM